A window from Elusimicrobiota bacterium encodes these proteins:
- a CDS encoding PH domain-containing protein, which translates to MANEIKLFEAAPSLKNWPLPLAGGALLLVTGISLVLLEAVAPSTGGVLAVLGFGAVAYPAMRAANSTYVVTNTRILVRVRPWPRVDSEAPLLALREVRVRQTALQRQLGVGDLELETTAGAILFEGVEDPEHLRERVRALK; encoded by the coding sequence ATGGCCAACGAGATCAAGCTCTTCGAGGCCGCTCCGTCGCTGAAGAACTGGCCGCTGCCGCTGGCGGGGGGGGCGCTGCTCCTCGTCACGGGGATCAGCCTCGTCCTGCTCGAGGCCGTCGCTCCGTCGACGGGCGGGGTCCTGGCCGTGCTCGGCTTCGGCGCCGTCGCCTATCCGGCCATGCGCGCGGCCAACAGCACCTACGTCGTCACGAACACCCGCATCCTCGTGCGCGTGCGGCCCTGGCCGCGCGTCGACTCCGAGGCCCCGCTCCTCGCCCTGCGCGAGGTCCGGGTCCGGCAGACCGCGCTCCAGCGCCAGCTCGGCGTCGGGGACCTCGAGCTCGAGACGACCGCGGGGGCGATCCTCTTCGAGGGCGTCGAAGACCCCGAGCACCTGCGCGAGCGGGTCCGCGCCCTCAAGTAG